Within Paroedura picta isolate Pp20150507F chromosome 13, Ppicta_v3.0, whole genome shotgun sequence, the genomic segment GCCTCATCCCCAGGCTCAAGACATTTGTAAAGAGATCGGGAGGCTAGAAGCCGGCATTCGTGGTTAAGAACAACCACTGTGCCGTGCAGGAAGGCTTGCGTTGATCCCATTTCAAAGAAGAACATCTTTTAGAAGTGGCATTCCCAGTTCTTCTGTTAGAAAACAAAGTCCTGTACAATTCTGAGAAATAAAATGTGCTCCTCTCCATTTTCTGGGTTCTCCCTCCCAATCTCTAATTAGGGGTGATGGCAGAAGCTTGTAAGTTGAGCCACAAAATATGAGCCATTCTTAGCAGCACAAGTCAGGGGTGCTTGTAACTGTAGCTGTGGATTTAAAGTATGTGCACAACAGACAATCACTGTCTGCCATGGCATTTTGGGCAGGACAGTTCTGTTGGGGCTCATGACTACCCCCGCCGTCATTAATTGCTTTGGGCTTGCTGGGCTGGAGCCTCCTTCCGCTCACATCAGTGGGCCTTGCCGAGGAGACCCAGCAGTCTGTGCTTGATGCTTAAAGATGCTTTTTTGCAGTTGCGTCCTGCTGTGACCCAGCACTGAGGCTCATTGGCCTGTGCTAGAAGAGCACACCCCACATCCTGGCAGCAGCTGGACTTCCTACCTGCCGCAGCTCATGTTTCCTGGCTCTGCTCTGCCACCCGGGTGTCCTCCATGCAGGAGCTTCTGCCATTGcacaggccccacccccaaccgTGTCCAGTTCTGCTATTTCAGGTGTTCCATATTGATCCCGCCGTGTGGAGCACTTAAAAAATAAAGGAGCTGTTTGCCAGTGACCTTGCGGCTATGGATATACCTGAAGTGGTTCTCCTCCTGGGTAGGTCAGAAACCAGAATGGGGCTCTGTTTTTCCGCAGAAAGGGGCTCTCTTCAGTCACAGCTGATCCGTGCTGTGCCCCAGCTGATAGAATCAAGGTTtagcacagggatagtcaaactgcggccctccagatgtccatggactacaattcccaggagcccctgccagtgaatgctggcaggggctcatgggaactgtagtccatggacatctggagggccgcagtttgactacccctggtttagcacaTGCCCGATCTGCAACACAGCTGAGCCTGGTTACTCAGGGAGGGGTTTCCATGCTGTACTTGTCCAAGGCTCCACCTTCAGTCCAGGAGATGTTGAGCTTGAGAAGCCTTCGGTTCCTGACACCCAAACAACTGTATAGAGTTTCCTGTCTGCCTTTGCAGGTATTCACTCACACTTCACTTGCCAGCTTTTGGTTGGGGAAGAAATTTGTACATGAACTCTGAGCGCAGGATCTGccagaagggaggagaaaggtgCTGAGCAGCTTCAAGTCCAAGGTGGGCAGAGGACAAACGTCCGAAGCCACGGCAATGTCTCAAAGGAGGCGTGGCTCAGAAAGCAAATGCCACCCTGGGTGCAATCTGAGGACTGCATAGTTGTAACCTTAGGAAATTGgcaagtgggggtgggagggggtaggcTTACCAACCTCCGAGAGAGACCTGGAGTTggatttctcctggaattacatacGATcttcatactacagagatcagttctcccaggaGGGAAGGGCAGCTCCAGAGCCTGGAGCTTGTGGCATCACATGCCAGctgatctccctcccctcccaaacctctGCACTCCTGTGTCACTACCCCCAAATCACCAAGGAAGTTCCTAAGACAGAGCCTAGAAGGCTGACCGTTGATTGCTCTTCCAGACCCCAGGTGCTTTCTGCCAGAAAAGCCGCCTCCCTCACATTCTCCATATGTTTAACCTGAATTCTGTCACCTGAACACATTGCAGGTGTGGAGACAGTTTgattctgcttctgctgccagcTACGTCCCAAAGAATTGGACATGCCACCAAAGGGGACAAAACTGACATTTGTTATTAAAATGAGGGGACAGCCAAGAAACGTGAGAAAGGATACTGTCCCCTTCAAAAGGTCAGCCTACAAAAGACTTACTCTCACTCTTGTTGCATGTTCTCCCCTTGTAGTTTCACACAGATGTTCAAGTGCATGGGAAAACAAATGGAAGCATGAAACCCAGCAGAACCATTCCCACTGGAAGAACTCCTacagagccagtgtagtggttaaaaatggcaaacgctaatctggagaactgggttcagtcccccattcctcttccacaggcaggcagctggatggccttgagttagtcacagttctctcagagctctctcagcctcaccgacctcacagggtgtctgctgtggggagacaaagagaaaggtttttgtaagctgctttgggactcctacaGATggtgaaagtggggtataaaaaaacagcatctCTTAGTATGGTCCTCTGAATTCTGCCCTCCAGAAAGGAGTAAATCTGCAACCAAATGGGGCTCCTGGTGGGGAAAAGTATTGCAAAATGGTTTAATGGCTGATGTCACTGAAAGACACTGAACAGTTTAAAAGAATCAATCCCAAATTTTGGTCCCAATCCTAGGCTGAAGTCAGATTGGATCCAGGGTCACGCTGCAAGCTCAGTGCCTGCTCTAGGCAACAATATtgggggaagggatggggagggacagAGTTGCTGAATGTTACACTTTCCTCATTtattccctcccccaacccctttcTTACAGGCCTGTGGGCTGAAAATTGAAGAAGGCCCAGTACTGAGAACTGGTGCAGTTGGTCCAATCACATCTGTTTACTGCCGAGACCCAGACCAAAATCTGATTGAAGTCAGCAActacagccctgttagaagcgaATAACTGTTTTCCTGTGGATGGAAGCGTATACAGCAATGAAAGGATCAACACCCTGATGTTTTGTATCTAAAATTCTGACCTCGGTGGGGAAAGATCAAAAGGCAGTCATTTTTAGGACAGGGTGACTTTCACCACCCTTGTGTCCATCAAGGGTCGGTTGCCTTAAATTTCTTTCATATGTGTCTATTGAGGGGGTGCAACTAGATGTGAAGTTAGCAAGCCCTAATTGGGACTCTGCTGATCTTGAATCAAGAGAGAGAAGGTGATTTAAAGTTCGGCTCGGGCAGGTGAGAACAGGAGTGCAGAGTCTTCCCCTTGTCCACATTCTGTCCTTGCTTTGTTTTAGCGGGGGTTTTTTCAGTGGGAGAGGAGCACAGAAAAGGAGAggcttccccttctttctcttgcAGGTGAGAAATGTTCGATAAATGCTCCTCCGCTTTACACAGAGTCAGCTCAGTTTTTATATGCACACATACTTCTGCCACTATTTTGTCTTTGCTTGAGAATTCTGGAAAAGAGGCAGCAGATCTTAGATTCACCACAAGATGGCAGCCTTGCTTTCTTAAAGAGGAATACATTAAGTtactgcttttattatttattttaattgaactacaaatgggttcgaggggtctgattggctgttttggcagggagttatcatttGGCTGTGTgtagatgctgtgacacagtttactaatgtaacaagattaacttttgcttttatattcctactgttatgatgacgaagagagcttgcactctaaagctcacgccttgaataaatctttgttggtcttaaaggtgctactggactccgattttattgcgCTTTTATTAAGGGTCTCGTTGGAAACAACCATATTAGTGTGCTACTGCTGTGGAAGGAAGagaagcctgcagagggtggtCTCCAAACTATGGGAGATTTCTGATGCTTCCTAGTGGACAAGAAAAGCCAGGTCTTGCGTGAGACTGTCTGGCACAGATGCATGTACCACAGCTATCAGATGGCTAATGCTCATGAGAataatcagacctttggtctgtCTAGCTCCCTCTGGTCTGCTTTGgtctggcaatggctctccaaggCCTCAGCCAGAGAACAGTCATTCCCAGCACCTGCTCCTTTAACCAGAGAAAACAGCCCCGGCATCATCTGCATGCAAACGGGTGTTCTCCTGAATTATGGCtggtcctctgtgtgtgtgtgggcatgtAAGTGTGTCTgactgagagggagggggcagagaccAAGGAGGAGGTCGGGGGAAGCAAGGGAGAGGGgggtcccttctgggacacccGGTATGCATGGGCCTATCCCAGCATAGGTGCCAATGGTGCCCGTATTAGAAAAGGGCTATTTGGGCCAGGCTCTTGCACACAGGGTGTCCCAGCAGGTGCTGGCTGAGGCCTCTGTCTGGCTTCCGCCCTCCTCCTTGTTTGTTTTATGCACTGAGAAATTCCACCTGAAGCAGGCAAGAACACACAGTCCCAAGACCTAGTAGTGTAATCGGCTGGTAATTCCctgttattctatttatttaaaatcaaaGAAATAGTTTCCAAGCCAAAAGATCTTTGCTGCCCTGAAGGTCTCTTTCACATCTTCTCCTGCTTGCCCTCTTCAGCCGGAAGGGTAGAAATGGTGGGCCAAAGCAAATTCCCTTTTGCTTCTCTCAGTTGCTTGAAGGTCTGAGATGCCCGTGTCACAGAGAGTTGCCCCAGGCTGGATTTTTCCACgcagctgtttaaaggggttAGGAATCATGCCAGAATGAAGGTGGCAGGTCATATTTGACAACGttgctcctgacttcctgcaaGGAAGTTATTTGCAAGGAAACACCTGCAAGGGATGTCTTTGTGTCTTTTTTACCTTGGAGCCCTCTGGAACAAGGACTCCTTTCTTGGGGTTGTTTATGGCGGTGAACAAGGGGCTTTGGTGGGTTGCCTGTCAAGCCCCGACTCCTTTTGGCATCACTGTTGGCCAGATGGTGGGGCTTTATTTACCTGGCTGTCTCGAGCCTTCATTTCCCTTGGAAAGCAGACCCTTCGCTTGTATTAACACTTGTTTTTCCCCAAACACAAGACATTATGATTTCCCTTGCGGCTTCACAGCCGCCATGCCCTGGGATATAATTTCCAAGGAATGTGAGTTCTTTTACATCTTTGCTTGGAAGTCATCTAAATGTACTGTCTCAATGTGCCCTCTGACAGCAGATAGACCTTTGCAGGTGGGACTTCTTCTGGGGATTCAAGTGTTTTCTCTCCAGCACAGCAGAAAGActaaggagggaggaaggggctgggcaaAGCTGTCAGTCATGCACCGTTCCCCTGTCCGAGTAGTTCACAGCTGCAGAATCATGATTTGGAgtattgactacccctggactagaccctcaaaaaggaaaaaagtgaTGTCAGAAGAACTTGCAAATTTGCCAGGGATGCTTAACACTGTGCCACAGCATAGGAAGGGTCCACGAACAACCCCTTCAAGCCTATCCTCAGCCACCCAGTTCTGAGACAAAGGCCAGCTTTCAGCTTTCCTTTTTGATTCAATGCGACTTGGATGAAGAAATTTGTTGCAAAAGCCCTTCTTGAAAGGCAGCTGGCATGCTTACTCTCTAAGTGCAGAATGTATGTGTCCCGGTATCACTTGCACTCAACAAACAGACTGTGTGCTTATTCTGGCCTAGAAGAGGTCAGAATATTTGGGTTTTGCATCATGGGAAGTAGCTTCCAGGAAATTGTAGAACCAGAACAGTCCGACTGGGTCTTATTGGTATAATTTGACATGGTACCCTATTAGATGACAGAATGACTTGTGCAAGTGTGACCAAGAAAGAAATAAGGCCTGGGTTTTTGACAGGTGTATCCATGCAAAAGAGATGtcgtttccctttaagaaaaggatGAAAAACAAATTCCCTGTATCTTATCCTTTACACCACTATTGGAAGGCAAAGAGGTCTTTGCTGAAAGTCAGTTGTTCTAACTAGGATCATGTGTCAAAAAAGTCCAGGCATCTCCCAAAGTAGTTTCCCAGACCATACATTCTTCTTGGAGAGCCgccttggtctagtggttaagatcaatggcttctaatctggaaagctgtgcttgattctccactcctctacatgcagctagctgggtgaccttgggccagtcacagttctctcagagctctttcagtcccatttacctcacagggtgtcttgtgggaagaggaagggaaggcaattgtaagccccttcagATTGTAAAAAGATGGGGTACAagaaatagctcttcttcttcctgagacTATCTTGACTCCTGAATGACACTGAATTCTTAAACGATCTGGTAGATTGAATCAATGGGTTGCTACAAGCTATGGGGGAAGAGATGTAGAATCTGAATGCAagtcctgtaaaaaaaaaaacttctataAGGTTACTATGTAATAACATAATCTTTGATGCCCCAAATGTCATGGTTGTGTAAAACCCAGTTGGGATAGGTAGCATTTGGATTTAGCTGCAGCCCTTATGGCCCCAATAAGACTGGAGAGCAAAATTctgaagacgggggggggggggggggggagagagagagaatgcaggtCTGAATAAGAGACCCAAATTTGGGGACCTGACATTGGGATCCTTCAGTGTTACTTGAAAGATTGGAATGCTCAGAAGACTCATTGCCTGACTCCAAAATATCGGTGATCAAGAAAGGCCTTTTCAAGGAAAGTAAACTCCAAAGCCATATATTGTAACAATCAGGACCAACCTCAATACATTTGAAAAATTTCCACAGAGTCAGAAACCTGTGCTAACAGGCAAACACTGGACTTGGTTGTGAGGATATTGTTATCATGCAATTAACCTTACAAATTTCATAACTGCCAGAGCAGCAGAACTGTTTCCAAGGTGGTTTATGCCTTTATGAAAATAATTATAGCAGCTAATCTCCAGTTAATGAGTTATCTGTGTTCCTTTGAGGTCTGCTTGAACATGGATGGATGTTTCTATGTTGTTTTGGCTCTCCTGACCCATATTGCCAATTCCTGGTTGACCCATATTGCCAATAACCTCTTTTGGTCAACTATTAATTAACTACTTAAACAATGTACATATAACCTTTTTCTAAACATAATTTCATACATGAAAAGGTTTAAATTAAGATTTTCACGAGAATTCTCCTCAATATATTTCTTCACTAGCTTGAATATTGGGATACCTAGAAAATCAATTCCAAACCATTAATTTATTTACCATTTTTTCAATAGAGAAAGGATTCATTTATTATTAGTcttgaaaatatttataaacaacATCATTTAATTATCAACtgataattaaaaacaacaaaggagTCTTGTAGACAAAATTGTAGCACAAATTTACAAGGTCAACACCCAAAACTGAACTTTCACCAGGAGTAGAAATCAGTTAAAATTCAGAAACCAAGATCTcattgttttggatttttttccaaATTCATTGCAGCTCTCAGTGATACATATTGATCTGTTTCCTGTCTGACCAGCAGAACCAATCAagtaatttaaaaacagaataaaatgaattcaGTGAAATGAATCCCAAATGATCTAattaatcagttttttttttgaagtgtgCAAGCTGGTTTCCAATTTAACAGGATGTCCTACACAGTTTCCATTTTCGTTGCCATGGTAGTTTAGAAATTCTTCAATCAGCATTACAGACAGGAAGCCAACAAAGAACAGTCTGGGAGAGTCTCCAAGTTGTCCAGTGTTTTCACGAGGTTATCTATGTTGTCTTTTGGAAGGATTCCAGAAGCATTGGTTTGAAATTTCCTGAGGAGAGATTCTCTGCTCAGGGGTCTCCTCCAGTGCCCATAGAAAGTGTCACACCGGCCTGTCAGGATGTCTCCATTCTGCAGGATCAGTGCCACCTCTGCATACATCTTGTCAAAGTTGGCCATGTTGTCCTTGGGGTGTTCCACCACCACCTTGGAGAGCAATTGCATGAGGTCATGGCGGTGGAGATGGTCATTGCTGAAGGAGCACAGGCTCAGTTGGCCATCCAGGAGGGCAGCACAGGCATTGAACTGGAAAGAGTGCCTGGCCTCATGTTCAGATTCAGGGAAGGGCCTGTTGATGTACTTGGATACTGGCACCCTCAGAACAATGGTGTGGATggtagaaggggagagagagccagAATGGTTGATTAGAAGTTTCCTGGCTGAGAGGGCAGCCTCCAACACCCAGTGCATTCCCAGGTGGGCTGGGAAGCTCTTGAATGCAACGTCCTGCTTCTCCAGGAGAAACTCATGGCTGCTTGCTGATAGCGCCAGTGGTCTGGGCTGGTAGTCGCCAAAGAAAGCACTGAAGCCAGCACAGCCAGGGACGTCATCCAGAATTAAAAGGTTGGCTTCCATCCCTCGAGCAGCTAGGAGGGTTGCCTCTAGGCCAAGGCGGGAGGCATTGCCAATGTGCAGCGGCTTGGCCAAGGTTGCGGCATTTGCCATgggtgcccctgccagcgaagctGCGATTGCTAAGGCATGGCCACACTGAGCTGCATCCAGAGAGAGGAGCTTGGCTGTTGCAGCTGCACTGCCCATGGTGCCAACCACAGAGGGAGGGTGGAACCTGGAAAGGAAACCCCGGAGGGAGTCAGGAAGAGATCTTGAGCTGTTATGGGAATGACAGGAGGCAAATGAGTACTCTAGATGGAAGGTGGAAGTCTGTCTGCAAAGATGTTCAGGGACTGCCCCTCCAAGCAGGGAGTTAATCCCTCCTTTATTGGCATGGAGCAATCCTTAGTATATTCACAAATGCAAATAAGCAGTGGTTGCAGTCATCCCCCTCCCAAGGGCTGGATTCTCTGCATTCATCTCTATGTGCACTCTTCCTAGGGCATCTAAGCCAGTTTCAAACCAAGCAATATTTTTTTATTGGGCCAGCTGCCGATTGAGAAATGTGCAGGCTTTTGAGTTACACAGAAGTTTACAGCAGGTTTCTGCTTTTCTCTTAAGGTGTACAAGAGGCTGGGCCGGAGTTTTCACTGACTTTTCTTCCTTTGTTATTATGTTCCCACACCAGGTGCCCATCTGACTGACACTGCCAGTAGGAGCCAGCCATGCTCTCACTGTCTGGCTTCCACAGGGCAAAAGCTTTGTCCGTAGACCATTTACCTCTTGGGAATGTTGTGAGCTTCACTGGAGAAGTGCATCAGCCTGCCCTGCACCTCAATGCCCACATTAAATGCCAACAGGAAGTCCAAGCCATTAGGCCTGGAAGAGGCAGGTACCATCTGGGAGACGGCAAGGAGAGCAGGCAGGATGGCCCCCGAAGGATGAGTGGCAGGATGCCAGGTGTCATCAAAGTCCATGGCGTGaacctgaagggaaggggagtcAGTGAACTAAGAAGTGGTTGCCAACAAGCCTCATTTGAATTTGTGGGAtaacatttatttccatttctccccaatgggaagtAGCTCATGTTATTCTCCCtttgtccattttatcctcccaacaaccctgtagagtagattaggctgagtgtgtgtggctggctaaggtcacccagcaagcttccatagagtagggatttgaagctgggtctcccagatcttgtTCTGACATGCTAAGCTAgaatttttcaactttttgactgtggagaaccCCCTGTAATGTTTTTCGGGCTttgaggaacctcagaagtgtgggaatgccccttcagagaagtgggtgtggaagtcAGGTGCAGAAGTAAGGTACAGTCAATCAATACataatttactgtttccattgtggaaaaagagacTAGGCTTGTAGAAGAACAGAGAAAGTGGGCTTCAGTGATGTCTAGTCCTGTTAGGGGCCATCCAAACCTCTGAGAAAGGCCACATAATCCTTGGGGACCTCAGGTgcaatcctggttgggaatccctgttttaaGACAACAAGGAATATGTCTTGATGAGGATGCTGCTTTAGTGAAGGTATCAAGTTCCTGGTCCTCATGGTAATAAGATCAATTCAGGAACATGTTTCTGTCAAAGGCTAGAATCTCAACtcttttttatgtatttatttatttattgattgattgccaCTTCTGGTCCAAGCTGgtttgtggcggtttacaataaagccccaataaaataacaataaaatacaattttaccACCCCTGGCAGTGCaatccctctttcctccctccgaCACCACCTATCCAGTACAGGCCAGAAACATCGTCCCCCTATAATCCCCACCCAGGCAGCCTCGGCGGGAGGGAGCACCTCCTGCCCTAGATATACCAAGCATCCTGAGAAGGAACCCAAGATCTTCCTCAGCCTGGAAGTCTCAAATGGGAGAAAAAATATATCCTGTCTTCAGTCAGTGAAAATAAACCACCCGTTccccatggcatttcccacctACTTCCTCTCTCCAAACAATCCATCGTCTTAAGCGCTGTGCTGCAAGGGTTGCAAAGCACGGGGAAATGCTTACCGCCACACCATTGACAAATGCTGCCAGAGGAGGAGACAGCTTCAGGTCCTGCCTTCCATAGACAGAACTAaccaggctggaggaggaggaggaagcgtaGATTTCCTGTCACCAAAAGTGGAGAACCCAATGTGAGAAATGCAAGAGCACGGAGACCTCTTGGGCAAGTACAGCCCCACTTATCAATAACACACAGAGGACTAGAAGTCTCTAGGGTGGAAAGGAAACTGGTACTGAGGATTTACTGAAGACACTCCATCCTGTTTACAGGAGCAGCAGAAGTTTAGACAGATTTTGCTATGCTAAGCCAGAATTTTTCAACTTTTTGGCCAGCAGTGGTTTCATTTTCCTGGCACCCCTTTTAGTGTGTGCTGTTCAGCTCAAATAGCAGAGCCCTCCTGTTACTTCTAGAGATCTACAAAACATTCCAAGTGGGGATGGATTCTCAGCATTcacttagggcatttctgcacgcgGAGAATGTAGCCTGCCAGCCGCCGAAAGTAGGCggcatattccggcccctccagatGAAGTCGCCTACCTCCAACAGCTGGCTCGCTATAAATGCCATTTTAAGCCGCAACAggaggaatcccaaaaagtagattcaccacccAGAAAAGTGTGATCCCCCAGCAAACAACCCGCCTATAAACAGCAGgaagaagatttggggggggaaacacacTTTAGTCTATGTCCCACCTTCGCTCCTGCCGtcctccctccattccctgccaagcgaaggtggcagcccccccccctccagcattgCAAGCAGCATAATTCTCGTTAGGTATTACTACCTTCATGGGAggtcttccccttctctttggTCCACAGACCTTTGTCTGGTCTGCTGCattcttcccccaccaccactacccaCTGCTCCACCAGTCCCTGACTGTCCATGCTAGTCCAGTCACCCTGGACACCTTCTGTCCCTCCCCAGCATGTTGTACCCATGGAGTCAGCGCCTGGCGTACAACAtgctggggaaggagagaaggcatCCAGGGCGATTGGACTGGCCTAGTAATTCACACAGTCTCTGCATAGATTTTTGACTAGCAAGTCACCCTGGCCAGGGCTATACTTACCTGACAATACCGGAGGGCAATGTCAAACACGTGGGTCgtgctgcccaccagccccactcCAATGCAGTCCAGGATCATCCGTTTGCTTCGATGACGAGCCACATTGGAGAGGTGATCAGGGCGGACGTTATGGATGAAGGACACAAAGCTGCCGGTGACTGTTTCCTCTGACATGCtcctttccaggactgtcaagatgACAAAAGAGAGGTGCAGCTGTGGGAAGCTCTCAGATGGGTGGATGCTGAGAGGTCTGCCCGGCACCCTGAGTGGCACCACATAAACCTCCTCTATTTCAGTGCAGTGACACATCGTAGAATCGCTGCATGGGAGCAGCTAAAGGTTCAACAGGGGAAGAGTCATGTTTTTCACCTGCCTCACCCAACTCATGAGAAAAAAGGGGCAGTGTGGCCAACCAGTTGGACTCTGAAAGTCACCTGAAGGAGGCACAGCTGGAACAAGGGTGCCATTGCAACCTCTGCAGTGGAACGGAGGTAGATTTTATTTCTCATATATTCACTCCCATTTCCAAGGATGGTACATAGCTcagggtagggaaatacctggcaatTTGAGGGATGGagttgggggagggcaggttttgaggaggggagagacctcagcagggtataatgctatagagtctaccctccaaagcagccattttcaactatgttggttatctggagatcaattgtaatagtaggAGATTTTCAGCTTGGTAACCCTAGCTCAGGAGGTTGGTTCCCCTTGCTCAGGACCAGAATTTCATGCAGGAGGCCTGAGGGTTCATTTCCAGTTCCTCTGGTTATTGGCTCCTGGGAATGAGGGCTGAGGAAAACTTTTCTTTGCCTGAAATCTTGGCTAATTGCTGCTGCTCAGAGCAGACAGTATTGCACAAGTGGGACCAAGAGTTTCACTCaacatggcagcttcatgtgtccataaATGTTTGGTCATGTTGGAAGTGTCTGGTTCAATCAACAACATCAATAACCTTAAAAAGGTTAAAATAAGGGGAATGAACTTAAACCTCTGTAGGGTGGAACACACTTTTAAAatttagtactaatatttatttaagTTACAAACCTGCAGCATACTTTGGATGAAGATTGGCTCCTACATGACACTTACTGGACACCGAAAGTGTTCACCTTGACTATGGCCTGCCTTGGAAACATTAGAGGCCCAAATAGTTTTATCTGGCCTCCCAGTCCACAGCACTGACTGGCTTGAGTATATAATATCACTTTATGTAAAGGAGCTAACTGTATACAACAAttcttgtatttattgtattttatgcatcctggttttatttgatgcctgaccattgatgaAGGTGGTAACACCGAAATATATCAGGTCAGCGGAGGCAttagtatgcatgcatgcattgattttattgaggctactaggtttaaggcccgctgtagccaaaatacagcgggcgctagcgggcaggcgGCTGGGTGCGGGAcctagtggaataagctcctggaagagctgaaggccctgttggagttgccagctttcagcagggcctgcaagatggagctcatccaccaggcatatggttgaggccagggggaggTCCTGGAGTTACTATGAGGGGATCCCTTAGTGTTGGTTAGATCAGAACCCTCACTCCTAATGAGAGAGCTCTTTGACTGCAAGTTGGATAGGGAGTAGAAGTTTAGAACTCTATTgcatcaccatcttttaatgtgttaagagttttttggggggttatattatattttatcgttttattgtaaacctctgTGAGACAaattgagagcggcggtatataaatttgaaaatagacaaacaaacagaccaagctcccccaatctttcctcatatgactcgtctccaaacccttcaccatcttcgtAACCCTCcttggacacactccagtttct encodes:
- the LOC143823043 gene encoding cis-aconitate decarboxylase-like, translated to MSEETVTGSFVSFIHNVRPDHLSNVARHRSKRMILDCIGVGLVGSTTHVFDIALRYCQEIYASSSSSSLVSSVYGRQDLKLSPPLAAFVNGVAVHAMDFDDTWHPATHPSGAILPALLAVSQMVPASSRPNGLDFLLAFNVGIEVQGRLMHFSSEAHNIPKRFHPPSVVGTMGSAAATAKLLSLDAAQCGHALAIAASLAGAPMANAATLAKPLHIGNASRLGLEATLLAARGMEANLLILDDVPGCAGFSAFFGDYQPRPLALSASSHEFLLEKQDVAFKSFPAHLGMHWVLEAALSARKLLINHSGSLSPSTIHTIVLRVPVSKYINRPFPESEHEARHSFQFNACAALLDGQLSLCSFSNDHLHRHDLMQLLSKVVVEHPKDNMANFDKMYAEVALILQNGDILTGRCDTFYGHWRRPLSRESLLRKFQTNASGILPKDNIDNLVKTLDNLETLPDCSLLASCL